The following proteins are co-located in the Haloarcula marismortui ATCC 43049 genome:
- a CDS encoding DUF6653 family protein, protein MTTVRADSVRDWFWTRHANPKSGWSRVPTGAVIVYAVYQRDWRLLTTALLWTLVNPVLFAPPETEDAWMTRAVLAERWWLAEQANGTMGLRYPNICNTGGALASVVALYAAWRRRPVSATVATLAMGGLKLWWLRELVQKYDAREAETSSHR, encoded by the coding sequence ATGACAACAGTGCGAGCGGACAGCGTGCGGGATTGGTTCTGGACCCGCCATGCGAATCCAAAGAGCGGCTGGTCGCGCGTGCCGACCGGCGCTGTCATCGTGTACGCAGTGTATCAGCGGGACTGGCGGCTCCTGACTACGGCCCTTCTGTGGACACTGGTCAATCCAGTCCTGTTTGCCCCGCCCGAGACCGAGGACGCCTGGATGACCCGTGCTGTGCTGGCAGAGCGGTGGTGGCTCGCGGAACAGGCCAACGGGACCATGGGCCTCAGGTACCCGAACATCTGTAACACCGGCGGCGCGCTAGCGTCGGTCGTTGCTCTGTACGCTGCCTGGCGTCGTCGGCCGGTCAGCGCCACAGTCGCAACGCTTGCGATGGGCGGATTGAAGCTCTGGTGGCTCCGCGAACTCGTTCAGAAGTACGACGCACGCGAGGCGGAGACCAGCAGTCACCGATAG
- a CDS encoding phytoene/squalene synthase family protein — protein MSQNHTDRSSSEDIEWCYDAVHRVSRTFSLTISELNEPMARDICLGYLLCRVADTIEDAGHLPPAVQTELLQTYSRSLEPSSGTTVSSFHDAVEEWIPTTTNADWEVVENAGRIVDVFHTLDDHSTQTIRGPVRELVDGMAMFVDRYADAGGLRIKTLDELEEYCWYAAGTVGTLVTGLVSHEATDEQIAQMEENARSFALLLQLVNVAKDAATDMEEENNVYLPLELLHEQGLDHSDVSDTGNVDSLVPVIEQVTERAEGYLDDAQAWLEAMPETRGNTLSAWAIPFLLAVGTIRELRERPADVIEQGNVKISREEVHSVTQQFGGDNDPSIGELRAKIRQQPLHQY, from the coding sequence ATGTCTCAGAACCACACAGACCGGTCGTCTTCGGAAGACATCGAGTGGTGCTACGATGCTGTCCATCGTGTGTCGCGGACGTTTAGTCTCACAATTTCGGAACTCAACGAACCGATGGCCCGGGACATCTGTCTGGGCTATCTTCTTTGTCGTGTGGCTGACACGATTGAGGACGCCGGCCATCTCCCTCCAGCGGTACAGACCGAACTCTTGCAGACGTATAGTCGCTCGCTCGAACCATCGAGCGGGACGACCGTGTCATCGTTCCACGACGCCGTCGAGGAGTGGATTCCCACGACGACGAACGCTGACTGGGAAGTCGTCGAGAACGCGGGCCGTATCGTCGACGTGTTTCACACGCTTGACGACCACTCCACGCAGACCATCCGCGGGCCGGTCCGGGAGCTCGTTGATGGGATGGCGATGTTCGTCGACCGCTACGCCGACGCCGGTGGGCTTCGAATCAAAACGCTCGACGAACTCGAAGAGTACTGCTGGTACGCCGCAGGCACTGTGGGCACGCTGGTGACCGGGCTGGTTTCACATGAAGCCACCGACGAGCAGATCGCCCAGATGGAGGAAAACGCCCGCTCCTTTGCCCTGCTGCTCCAGCTCGTCAACGTCGCCAAGGACGCCGCAACGGACATGGAAGAGGAGAACAACGTCTACCTCCCGCTGGAACTACTCCACGAACAGGGGCTTGATCACAGCGACGTGAGCGACACCGGCAACGTCGATTCGCTGGTGCCCGTCATCGAGCAGGTCACCGAGCGAGCAGAGGGCTATCTCGACGACGCACAGGCGTGGCTCGAAGCCATGCCCGAAACCCGCGGTAACACCCTCTCAGCGTGGGCCATTCCGTTCCTGCTCGCGGTCGGGACGATCCGTGAACTCCGCGAACGACCCGCCGACGTCATCGAGCAGGGCAACGTCAAAATTTCTCGCGAGGAGGTCCACTCCGTGACACAGCAGTTCGGCGGCGACAACGACCCCTCTATCGGGGAACTGCGGGCCAAAATCCGCCAACAGCCGCTCCACCAGTACTGA
- a CDS encoding NAD(P)/FAD-dependent oxidoreductase — MADVAVVGGGPAGLSAAQYAAKNDLETITFDTDESWMHKAHLFNYPAVRSISGEEFLTIARGQARDRGATLYETEVTAIEQTDDGFVLTTDDDEYTAEYVVLATGGDRSLAEDLGCAFTDEDVVDVTVDMETSVENVYATGAMGRAEKWQAVIAAGDGAAAVLDILSKEKGEYYHDFDMPSDVPEL; from the coding sequence ATGGCAGATGTAGCAGTTGTCGGCGGCGGCCCCGCCGGCCTGAGTGCGGCACAGTACGCTGCGAAGAACGACCTCGAAACAATCACCTTCGATACGGACGAGTCGTGGATGCACAAGGCGCACCTGTTCAATTACCCCGCCGTGCGCTCAATTAGCGGCGAGGAGTTCCTCACGATTGCCCGTGGGCAGGCCCGGGACCGTGGCGCAACGCTGTACGAGACAGAAGTCACGGCCATCGAACAGACTGACGACGGATTTGTCCTCACAACGGACGACGACGAGTACACCGCGGAGTACGTCGTTCTCGCGACTGGTGGTGACCGAAGCCTCGCCGAGGATCTCGGCTGTGCGTTCACCGATGAGGATGTCGTCGACGTGACTGTCGACATGGAAACGTCAGTCGAGAACGTGTACGCGACCGGTGCGATGGGTCGAGCGGAGAAGTGGCAGGCGGTCATCGCCGCCGGTGACGGTGCTGCCGCTGTCCTCGACATTCTCTCGAAAGAGAAAGGCGAGTACTACCACGACTTCGATATGCCGTCAGACGTGCCGGAACTCTAA
- a CDS encoding TetR/AcrR family transcriptional regulator, with translation MSESDGQSTPQDTREVIMEATFRALSKHGYKDLRVRDIGEEMEMSRQVIHYHFDGKYDLISSFLEYIIDQYEGSVEVDDETDPRTELDVRIDRCLFGPEFDDFSHWDRMKVYHELYAYAQNDDEHRALFNEHYDRLRKSISTVIEDGVEQGTFLDVDAELMGQLITDVIHAARGRRIALGHEDAPDEAKRAVNDFILDSLYPPQ, from the coding sequence ATGAGCGAATCGGACGGGCAGAGCACGCCACAGGACACCCGGGAGGTCATTATGGAGGCCACCTTTCGGGCGCTGAGCAAGCACGGCTACAAGGACTTGCGGGTCCGGGACATCGGCGAGGAGATGGAGATGTCTCGGCAGGTGATCCACTACCATTTCGACGGCAAGTACGACCTGATATCTTCGTTTCTGGAGTACATTATCGACCAGTACGAGGGCAGTGTCGAAGTCGATGATGAAACCGACCCCCGTACAGAACTCGATGTCCGCATCGACCGGTGCCTGTTCGGTCCGGAATTCGACGACTTCTCACACTGGGACCGGATGAAGGTGTACCACGAGCTGTACGCCTACGCGCAAAACGACGACGAGCACCGGGCGCTGTTCAACGAGCACTACGACCGACTTCGCAAAAGCATCTCCACAGTCATCGAAGACGGAGTCGAGCAGGGCACGTTTCTGGACGTTGACGCCGAACTGATGGGGCAGCTCATTACGGACGTGATTCACGCGGCCCGTGGCCGGCGGATTGCGCTTGGCCACGAGGACGCACCCGACGAGGCCAAGCGGGCCGTCAACGACTTTATTCTCGACTCGCTGTACCCGCCGCAGTAG
- a CDS encoding TRAM domain-containing protein, which yields MEPLWLAAGGAALAVGLALAFAITRRSSSSASKRAHEAAQEREPPVELGETYEFGITEFSDHHSGDRVAVGKVEGFVLFTEDVPSSVSAGDVIRATVLSFNRGHTSADARFVERA from the coding sequence ATGGAACCACTCTGGCTCGCCGCTGGCGGGGCCGCTCTCGCCGTGGGCCTCGCGCTGGCGTTTGCGATTACCCGCCGCTCATCCAGCAGTGCGTCGAAACGCGCCCACGAGGCCGCACAGGAGCGAGAACCGCCGGTCGAACTCGGGGAGACCTACGAGTTCGGCATCACCGAATTCAGTGACCACCACTCCGGCGACCGCGTCGCTGTTGGGAAAGTCGAGGGCTTCGTCCTGTTCACCGAAGACGTGCCGTCGTCGGTGTCAGCTGGCGATGTGATCCGAGCGACGGTGCTGTCGTTCAACCGGGGCCACACCTCCGCCGACGCTCGATTCGTCGAACGCGCCTGA
- a CDS encoding DoxX family membrane protein codes for MAPELNVVLLVAGRVLFGGVLAFTGLSHFTQTEQMAGYAEYKGLPAPRFSVLASGGLLILGGLGVTVGVFPVVAAVALAVFLIVSAVAMHDFWAVPDEDRQDELNSFLKNVTLAGGALVVAASATGTWALSVGISPL; via the coding sequence ATGGCACCCGAACTCAACGTCGTGTTGCTCGTCGCCGGCCGTGTCCTCTTCGGCGGCGTGCTCGCCTTTACGGGCCTGAGCCACTTTACGCAGACCGAACAGATGGCCGGCTACGCCGAGTACAAGGGCCTCCCGGCGCCGAGATTCTCCGTCCTCGCGTCCGGTGGGCTCCTCATCCTTGGCGGGCTCGGTGTGACCGTGGGTGTCTTCCCAGTCGTCGCAGCGGTCGCCCTCGCCGTGTTCCTCATCGTCTCGGCGGTTGCGATGCACGACTTCTGGGCCGTGCCGGACGAGGACCGGCAGGACGAACTGAACAGTTTCCTGAAGAACGTGACGCTTGCAGGCGGGGCGCTCGTCGTCGCGGCGTCGGCAACTGGAACATGGGCGCTCAGCGTCGGTATTAGCCCCCTCTGA